TATATCTTTTGTTGAGTCATATATTAACTGTTTAGTTTGTCAATCATTTGACTTAGTTATTAGCTACTTAGCTTGCAGAAACCAATCAatcaattgactatgtaaaaaGATAGAGGATGGTCTCAACTTGTTGTGAACTTATTATATGAATTAAAAAATCTAGAATTTAAGAATCTTCGGGTGTTCGAAGAATCTCACGTTTATATTAATCGAATGAATACataatacatgtgaatcacattGTTAActaatcaatattttcatccaAGTTTTACACTTAATCATCATAATTAATACACTTTCTGTCCtaatttttgtgatattgtTAAATCAGGCACAAAATTTAGGAAATAACGAAAGAGTTTAttatgtttaccaaattgcccttaTTAAAGTTACttaatactttatttttaattaacttttctTAATAATAAAGTGTTAAGCAGGACTCATAAAGTCAAATTTCTAGTCAAATAAAACCGAGGTGCAAATTTAAAACATCCAAAAGAAGACAAAGTTCTTGTTTGacaattaaatttcttttgacATTTAGGATTGCTGGATAAAGTAAATTAAACTTACTTTCGAAGTAATAAGCGCGATTATTGAAAAGGTTCTTTTGGATTAATTGCTTCACATGCATGTGATATTTACGCTAAATTAAAAGATGCATgacatatatttataaattgaatgaaaaacAGATGCATACACAACATCGCAAGAAATGATATAATAACCATAGAGCTCGAATGgagatttttttattgattaatatatgGCCTTTATAAcctataaataatattttttaccttaTTGTAAAGGTGTTGATCCCAAGGAATATAATAGCAACTCTCGGATCCAGTACAATCATTCATCATCGGAGCTAATTAAATGCTTAACACGACTTTCTATaataacattattatttttatctcgTTTTTACTTGCGTTATCTAATACAATTAGTGGCTAATAATCCAAATCTAACGAGTAAAACTGAGATTCGTATTCTTGATCTCATATAAATTTAATTGTAGTGTTTTCTGATAAATAACTTCATCActaaattaaaaagtatttattgTTGTCGATCTGTATtactaagatacttagaacaataATTTTGCAGAACtttataagaaataacaaacttcaaagtatattttcaaaatcaaacagTAGAATTTATATATGCAGAACAAGAATAGTTCAGAAAATTCGTTGTTTAAAACTGAGAGGagactcctctatttatagtcaacaaaaaatagtatgaacaagtgtttattgtgtcttatcgaAAAAGCCATAAcactttgaaaaaatcacaactttttggAAAATTCACAAtcttttggaaaagtcacaatctttccaAAAAATCGCACCCCTTCAAAAAAAAGTGTGAACTCttcagaaaaatcacaactccTAAGAAAAAATCACAAATCTCAATTTTCTATTCATACTTTTTAAAACCGAACATTTATAAATATAGTTATCTGTATTAGTACGTACTAGTTACTTGCTAACACGTAACTATTGAATTAATTAACAAGTTTCGTATCATGTGAACACACAAAACGAACAACATCgagaaattataatttgaaaagtCAATTGGACAATTGAATAATATACTCCTAGcaaaattaaaacaataaattaagtCGATTTTTCTCTTCCTTAACACAGACACATTCCTCTCTTTccacatatataaatattaaaattaaataaaatcctCCACTTCtttttactataaattatttctttacaACAAAAGTTGACAAAAACTTCCAAATCTGAGGTCAGATTTCTCCTTTTCCCCTCTTCTTTGTCTCCCTTTtctcaccttttttttttggctttctTTTAAGTCTTGTAATAAATGGAATTATAACACTTTCTTAGAGCCTAAGTTTCTCCAACTATTTATCTAAattcatttttctattttcttactTACTTTTTACATGGATCAATTTGGAGATCATAATGATCAAGTTTCCATgacaatagaaaataaaaaaatgttactCTCTTTCGATTCAGAAGTTGAGTCTCCTAGTCCAACATTACATAATTCCTTCAGGTCAGAgacgaattcaaaatttaatttcattaaTTCAACTTCTACATTATCATATGATACTCAAAATTTTAGTAATTGTTCGcgtataaataattattttgattcgATTGTATTATCAGGTCGTTCAAGAGAAATGGGATGATCGAATTAGAGGAACGTAACAAAGAACATGAGTTAATTAAGGCGGGCTTTCTTAGTGGAATGGGGCATTTAGGAAAGGAAGTTGAAATTGTGGGTATACATAAGAATTCATGTTCAACTATATTGGGGCAAGCGAGGTTAGAAAGTTTTCATATTTATTCCGAAGCAATGCGGAAGAAATGTGGTGGAAATGCTAATATTAAATATGCTTGGTTTGGTTCTTCCAAAGATgaaatttgtaatattatttCACATGGATTTTCTACAATTACTGAACCAAAATCTGGAGGATGTTTTGGTATTGGTGTTCATCTTTATCCTGCAAATATCCACGGGTAAGCAATGAAACATTTAGtattctgtttcaatttatgtgtcacaattttgtttttaattcgCGAACAAAAAATGAATGTCATATGATTGCTTTTGATGAAATGATTTTTATTCACACAGTATTTTAgaggataaaatttaaaaataacttttctttttgaatttgatgtcaagtcaaacaatatctgagattaattaattatttttattttatttttgctgtGTTGAAGGGTATTATCGGCATTGGAAGATGAGAATGGATTAAGGCATATGTTACTTTGCAGAGTAATATTAGGAAATACAGAAGTAATTGAAGCTTCATCCAAACAATTTCGGCCAACTTGTCAAGATTTTGACTCTGGGGTTGACAATTATTTGGCTCCTAAAACATACATAATTTGGCCTTCTAATATGAATTCTCATATTTTACCAAATTTTGTAGTAAGTTTTAGATGTCCTAGTTGCTTATTAGGTAAGCAATTCaagatttataattttgttttatgtcATATAAAGTATAGGGGTCTATCGTTTGGTAGTGgatttgaatgtgaattatgcaGATATCAAATACTGTATAATTGTCTAACCAGCTACCGAACGATAGACCCCTCTTAGTATACGAGATTGAaggatgatatattattatttttgtttattttcttaggTGCTTCTTCGAAAATCAAGAAGATTTTTCCGAAGTCGAATTCTCGCATAAAGTTTCATGATTTATTGCATGTGCTTTCCAAATATTTACATCCATCAAGAATGgttttgatctcaaaatacTATGAAGATTTTCaggtgactttttttttttaattatccaATTTTGTGTgagtaaattttttaatttattattattctatgtaattaattatgtgATGTCTTTTAATGTATAGAAAAATAAGATCACAAAATTAGTACTACTTCGAAAATTGAGGCAAATAGCTGGAGATACGTCGTTAAGAGCTGTCATGAAATTGTATCCAAATACTACTATTTAAGGTACAACTTcctacatatattttatttaaataacttgGTGCATTAATTAATGGCCTTTAAACCAccatgtaaatattttttcttattttttgtaagATATcatcgatttttttttctttttgtttttctaatttCATCGTTTATATAATGTTTAGTTGCAAATAGGAGAAAAGAGCTTGTTGATTCCGTGAGAACGACGTGATCAGGTTGCTAACGATATCATGATGGTGGAGTTTGTCAAgtgtgaaaataaaattttcccTTGTTTTTTCTATTacaacaagttttttttttttatttctaaattagtATAGTATTTAATCGATGTACAGATCatattaaaaagaaactttCGTAATGTGctgaataatattaattatatattgaatttgtttaacccaaccaaacatgagaaaattaaaaaatgttttccttcataccaaacacacccctagtttcttaattaattcaattaactCAATAGTAAAATCTGTTGAAATAAACGAAAACAAATCACATAATCATGGAATAACGTTTTTGTTCCTTGTATTCTTTTATGGGAAAGGCTCAAATATGTTATCGAATTTTTAGAAAAGGCTTATTAATGTCATCCATTAAAAGTTTAGTTCGTCTATGCTATTTCCGTTTGAGAAAAGGTTCATCCATGCCATTATATTGTTAACCGAATAGTATAGacgagccaaacttttaacggattaCATAAATGAGCATTTTCTAAAAGTTGGATCGCATATTTGAGC
The DNA window shown above is from Solanum stenotomum isolate F172 chromosome 6, ASM1918654v1, whole genome shotgun sequence and carries:
- the LOC125867036 gene encoding probable inactive poly [ADP-ribose] polymerase SRO2 yields the protein MDQFGDHNDQVSMTIENKKMLLSFDSEVESPSPTLHNSFRSFKRNGMIELEERNKEHELIKAGFLSGMGHLGKEVEIVGIHKNSCSTILGQARLESFHIYSEAMRKKCGGNANIKYAWFGSSKDEICNIISHGFSTITEPKSGGCFGIGVHLYPANIHGVLSALEDENGLRHMLLCRVILGNTEVIEASSKQFRPTCQDFDSGVDNYLAPKTYIIWPSNMNSHILPNFVVSFRCPSCLLGASSKIKKIFPKSNSRIKFHDLLHVLSKYLHPSRMVLISKYYEDFQKNKITKLVLLRKLRQIAGDTSLRAVMKLYPNTTI